From the Marinomonas sp. THO17 genome, one window contains:
- a CDS encoding ATP-binding protein, whose protein sequence is MTSNTSFDFPFTAVAGQEQLKLALLLNAVNPLIGGVLISGPRGSAKSTLARGLAGVMPAFISEGDVPFATLPLGASEDRLLGALNLEQVLQDKQVSFQPGLLSQAHGGVLYVDEVNLLADHLVDQLLDVSASGVNRVERDGLSHQHEAKFLLVGTMNPDEGELRPQLKDRFGFMVNLGNQYSIEERVQIVRLRDQFDQDPSGFCEAFKYKQRNLKQSILQAREKLQQVGCADEIRFNIAELCQQANIDGVRGDIVWLRAAMTHAAWCNRQSVTSDDVQAVAELVLAHRRHEVSDPTPPPSRRPEASKPPQLDSSQGQSSLQQSKASEQGDMSEQAQGEWGSMPPQSLAADQAIRVTLSAKQATTSNPQNLREVTPGKSKGSHRGGYRHDVQQTSQSVDWFRSLSRQPQQWPPENLSFKGAKSGQTILHLVLLDTSASSLQENTLAKAKAVILDLAQQAYLAREHLTILGFGQDGVTELMARVRAPKDIANWLDEVPAGGGTPFRQVLQQAQSYLQQEHKKDSALLSRTYLLTDGRTQADVADLVLPGELALIDTEASAIKRGRGGDIAQALNAQYVSLDSLFETEL, encoded by the coding sequence ATGACATCGAACACCTCTTTTGATTTCCCTTTTACCGCCGTAGCAGGGCAAGAACAACTGAAATTGGCTTTGCTCCTCAATGCGGTTAATCCTTTGATTGGTGGTGTCTTAATCAGTGGTCCACGAGGTTCGGCCAAATCGACGTTAGCGCGAGGGTTAGCTGGGGTTATGCCAGCCTTTATTAGTGAGGGCGATGTGCCTTTTGCGACCTTGCCCTTAGGCGCTAGTGAAGACAGATTATTGGGCGCTCTGAATTTAGAACAAGTGCTGCAAGACAAGCAAGTCTCTTTTCAGCCCGGTTTATTAAGCCAAGCTCACGGTGGCGTCTTGTATGTGGACGAAGTGAATCTGCTGGCAGATCATTTGGTGGATCAGTTATTGGATGTGTCGGCCAGTGGTGTGAATCGGGTAGAGCGTGACGGTTTGAGTCATCAGCATGAGGCTAAATTTTTGTTGGTTGGCACCATGAATCCCGACGAAGGGGAATTGCGTCCCCAGCTAAAAGACAGATTTGGTTTCATGGTCAATCTTGGCAATCAATACAGCATAGAAGAACGTGTGCAAATTGTGCGTTTGCGTGATCAATTTGACCAAGATCCGAGCGGCTTTTGTGAGGCCTTTAAATACAAACAACGCAATCTTAAGCAGAGTATTTTGCAGGCGCGAGAAAAGTTACAGCAAGTAGGTTGTGCTGATGAAATACGCTTTAACATCGCTGAACTTTGCCAGCAGGCCAATATCGATGGTGTTCGTGGCGACATTGTTTGGCTGCGAGCGGCCATGACTCATGCTGCTTGGTGTAATCGACAAAGCGTCACCAGCGACGATGTGCAAGCGGTGGCTGAGTTGGTATTGGCCCATCGTCGTCATGAAGTCAGTGATCCGACACCTCCGCCTTCACGACGCCCCGAAGCCAGTAAACCACCGCAGCTTGATTCTTCCCAAGGTCAGTCGTCATTGCAACAAAGCAAAGCGTCCGAACAAGGTGACATGTCAGAGCAAGCTCAAGGAGAATGGGGCAGTATGCCACCACAGAGCTTAGCGGCGGATCAGGCCATTCGAGTGACTTTGTCTGCAAAGCAGGCCACGACTTCTAACCCTCAAAACTTGCGTGAGGTAACGCCGGGAAAGTCTAAAGGGTCACATCGTGGCGGCTATCGTCATGATGTGCAACAAACATCGCAAAGTGTGGATTGGTTTCGTAGCTTATCGCGTCAGCCACAGCAATGGCCGCCTGAAAATTTGAGTTTCAAAGGGGCGAAGAGCGGACAAACCATATTGCATTTGGTGTTGTTGGATACCTCAGCGTCAAGCTTGCAAGAGAATACTCTGGCCAAGGCTAAAGCGGTGATTTTAGACCTAGCGCAACAAGCCTATTTGGCGCGTGAACACTTGACCATATTGGGTTTTGGGCAAGACGGTGTCACTGAACTCATGGCCAGAGTACGAGCGCCGAAAGACATAGCTAACTGGCTGGATGAAGTACCCGCTGGTGGTGGCACCCCCTTTCGGCAGGTGTTGCAGCAAGCTCAGAGCTATTTGCAACAGGAGCATAAAAAGGATTCAGCACTATTAAGTCGGACTTATTTGTTAACGGATGGTCGTACTCAGGCGGATGTGGCAGATTTAGTATTACCCGGAGAGCTGGCCTTGATTGATACGGAAGCTTCAGCGATTAAACGCGGACGAGGTGGCGACATTGCTCAAGCCTTGAATGCTCAGTATGTTTCTTTAGATTCCTTGTTTGAGACCGAATTATGA
- a CDS encoding ATP-binding protein: protein MGFAELFYLLAAVFVTTLLCFVIFQFITLLRFKHLQRRYSRAVLATKGGVWEWFPATNRLYMSSEFFLQLGFTESQTPKRVSEWLALLSEKDQQAFKDWQKRMLADTADDQQLVTLRLQLQNPIKQHYWVEIRGRVARRDARQGIKSIAGIIEDIGYWIDTENELIAARKKAQQRELTLSTLLNNMPDVVWYKDEAGRYLNCNQAYFDFHRMPAEKVQGKTDIELNLDGIGEIYHQRDRSALLSGQTIQDQSWGYSEALQEDRLFEIQRIPVIEPEINFRGTLSIARDITERHDLINQLKLFKSFADNSAQGFAMGSLTGQISYFNASIRTLLGVAEDIDDKAVAEFHYLEFYPQSIHEYLETIVIPYVREHGMWQGELRAKRLDGEIFPTYEIYFLLKDESGKSVSVGNIMTDISEQKQVSQQLKQAKESAEEANCAKSQFLANMSHEIRTPLNAIIGYAQLISEESNLTGVTHNRFVAIANAGERLLSLINDVLDIARIESGRLLLQEQKMDLCKEVKQIGKLLQGQAEAKGLQFEVVCDLSERQIVWMDIMKFHQVLTNLVGNAIKFTQQGSVKLSVDILHDRIHVRVDDTGPGIEQELMENLFTPFVQGKAGEQSGGTGLGLALASTLVNLMQGQLKVTSTASTGTHILVDLPLNLAPDLVANNTDENQFSVNMRLKTPVKVLVAEDDEWSRDILVSLLEKAGCQVIETQDGEQAWQAFQQDAPDLVLTDIRMPKKTGLELLRAIQQTNSEDNIPVIAVTASTLEHEQRALMEQGFWQVIPKPYQMEDIYRAISNHLEVQFVSLTEDRHASSVNIGAIVSSVKDAVETEQIDMIERQNAEQHLVAQEVTDADWQALLNAAQNGDVAAIEQEFAYLEDKLTQAHKAALSKAIDVFDFAMVERLVRQFQQGVEG from the coding sequence GTTTCCGGCTACCAACCGATTATACATGTCATCGGAATTTTTCTTACAACTGGGCTTCACCGAAAGTCAAACCCCTAAGCGTGTGTCTGAGTGGTTGGCCTTGTTGTCAGAAAAAGATCAGCAAGCTTTTAAAGATTGGCAAAAACGCATGTTAGCGGATACTGCAGATGACCAACAACTGGTTACTCTTAGATTGCAATTGCAAAACCCCATTAAACAGCATTACTGGGTTGAAATTCGTGGTCGTGTGGCACGCCGTGATGCGCGTCAGGGCATCAAAAGCATTGCCGGTATTATTGAAGACATTGGCTATTGGATTGACACCGAAAATGAGCTAATTGCGGCTCGAAAGAAGGCTCAACAGCGTGAACTAACATTATCGACACTACTAAATAATATGCCTGATGTCGTTTGGTACAAAGACGAAGCAGGCCGTTATTTGAATTGTAATCAGGCATATTTCGACTTTCACCGTATGCCAGCGGAGAAGGTACAGGGCAAAACAGATATTGAATTGAACCTTGATGGAATAGGGGAAATTTATCATCAACGTGATCGATCAGCACTGTTGTCAGGACAGACTATCCAAGATCAATCCTGGGGGTACTCAGAGGCCTTACAAGAAGACAGGTTATTTGAAATTCAACGGATACCAGTGATTGAACCAGAGATTAATTTTCGCGGCACATTGAGTATTGCCCGGGATATTACGGAACGTCACGATTTAATTAATCAGCTCAAATTATTTAAAAGCTTTGCTGATAACTCAGCACAAGGTTTTGCGATGGGAAGTTTGACTGGGCAAATAAGTTATTTTAATGCATCCATTCGTACCCTGTTGGGAGTTGCAGAAGACATTGATGACAAAGCAGTAGCCGAATTCCATTACTTAGAGTTTTATCCACAATCCATACATGAATATCTTGAAACCATTGTTATCCCTTATGTGAGAGAACATGGCATGTGGCAAGGAGAGTTGCGTGCGAAACGACTTGATGGAGAGATTTTTCCTACCTATGAGATTTATTTTTTATTAAAAGATGAGTCGGGTAAGTCTGTTTCTGTTGGTAACATCATGACGGATATATCTGAGCAGAAACAAGTATCACAACAACTAAAACAGGCCAAAGAATCCGCCGAAGAAGCGAACTGTGCCAAAAGCCAATTTTTGGCGAACATGAGTCATGAAATCCGTACACCATTAAATGCCATCATTGGATATGCCCAATTAATCAGTGAAGAAAGTAACTTAACGGGTGTGACGCATAATCGATTTGTTGCTATCGCCAATGCTGGTGAGCGTTTACTTAGCTTAATTAATGATGTTTTAGATATTGCCCGAATTGAATCAGGACGTTTGTTGCTACAAGAGCAAAAAATGGATTTGTGTAAAGAAGTCAAACAGATAGGCAAATTATTGCAAGGGCAAGCAGAAGCAAAAGGTTTGCAGTTTGAAGTAGTGTGTGATTTGAGTGAAAGACAAATCGTCTGGATGGATATTATGAAGTTCCATCAGGTGTTAACTAACTTGGTGGGGAATGCGATTAAATTCACTCAGCAAGGTTCAGTGAAACTGAGTGTGGATATCTTGCACGATCGTATACATGTGCGTGTTGACGATACTGGGCCGGGTATTGAGCAAGAGCTCATGGAAAATCTCTTTACCCCATTTGTACAAGGCAAAGCAGGTGAACAATCTGGTGGTACGGGCTTAGGACTGGCATTGGCTTCGACCTTGGTCAACCTGATGCAGGGACAATTAAAGGTCACCAGCACCGCTTCCACTGGTACGCATATTTTGGTGGATTTGCCTTTGAATCTGGCGCCCGATCTTGTTGCCAATAACACGGACGAAAATCAGTTCTCTGTTAACATGCGCCTGAAAACACCAGTCAAAGTACTGGTGGCAGAGGACGACGAATGGTCGAGAGACATTTTGGTGTCCTTGTTAGAAAAAGCCGGTTGTCAGGTCATAGAAACCCAAGATGGTGAACAGGCTTGGCAGGCGTTTCAACAGGATGCGCCAGATTTGGTGTTGACGGATATTCGCATGCCCAAAAAAACGGGCTTAGAACTTCTGCGGGCGATTCAACAAACAAATTCTGAAGACAATATCCCTGTGATAGCGGTAACTGCCTCAACGTTAGAGCATGAACAAAGGGCCTTAATGGAACAAGGGTTTTGGCAAGTGATACCAAAGCCTTATCAAATGGAAGATATTTATCGTGCTATTAGTAATCATTTAGAGGTGCAGTTTGTTAGCTTAACCGAAGATCGTCATGCTTCCAGTGTGAATATAGGGGCAATAGTTTCTAGCGTGAAAGATGCAGTTGAGACTGAGCAAATTGACATGATTGAGCGACAAAATGCTGAACAACATCTTGTCGCACAAGAGGTCACAGACGCTGATTGGCAAGCTTTACTCAATGCGGCTCAAAATGGCGATGTGGCTGCCATAGAACAAGAGTTTGCTTATCTGGAAGATAAGTTAACGCAAGCCCATAAAGCGGCTTTATCCAAGGCAATTGACGTGTTTGATTTTGCTATGGTGGAAAGGTTAGTGAGGCAATTTCAGCAGGGTGTTGAGGGTTAA
- a CDS encoding cobalt-precorrin-5B (C(1))-methyltransferase: protein MWPESGEDKAPLRTGLTTGSCATACCVAAAQYIFAQRQDETVSILLPKGKPVDLMIESYQAIANGVRTSTIKDAGDDPDVTHGAKIFVELSLCADPGVHFHAADGVGTVTRTGLVLAVGEAAINPVPRQMMTEHLLGFAETYQYQGGFKVAVGIENGAAIAQKTMNPRLGIQGGLSILGTTGIVRPFSCAAYIASIHQGIDVARANGLTHLAATTGNASETAIKKQYGLDDMALLEMGDFVGAVLKHLRKVENSQQPQLIKLSICGGFGKISKLAQQHMDLNSRASSIDLPALATLAATLGASDELQKRMRGANTSVEALSFAQQENLALADAVCAQAVNFARRYIPKHMVLEVWAIDRKGQFVGFAKDDAKDGAKDSSE, encoded by the coding sequence GTGTGGCCAGAGAGCGGTGAAGATAAGGCACCACTGCGCACAGGTCTGACGACAGGCAGCTGCGCCACCGCTTGTTGCGTGGCGGCGGCGCAATACATATTTGCTCAACGCCAAGATGAAACCGTCAGCATCTTGTTGCCCAAGGGCAAGCCTGTTGATCTGATGATTGAATCTTATCAAGCCATAGCCAATGGCGTTCGCACCAGCACCATCAAAGATGCAGGAGATGACCCTGATGTGACTCATGGCGCAAAAATTTTTGTCGAGCTGAGTTTGTGCGCGGATCCCGGCGTGCATTTCCACGCGGCAGACGGTGTTGGCACAGTCACGCGAACCGGTTTGGTATTGGCGGTAGGGGAAGCTGCGATTAATCCTGTACCACGCCAAATGATGACAGAGCATTTATTAGGCTTTGCTGAGACTTACCAGTATCAAGGTGGTTTCAAGGTTGCTGTTGGCATTGAGAATGGTGCCGCCATTGCACAGAAAACCATGAATCCGCGTTTGGGCATTCAGGGAGGTTTGTCCATTTTAGGCACCACAGGCATAGTGCGACCTTTTTCCTGTGCAGCTTACATTGCGTCTATTCATCAGGGTATCGATGTAGCGCGCGCCAATGGTTTGACTCATCTGGCCGCCACCACAGGCAATGCCAGCGAGACCGCTATTAAAAAACAATATGGCTTAGACGACATGGCCTTGTTGGAAATGGGGGATTTTGTTGGCGCCGTACTAAAACACCTTCGTAAGGTGGAAAACTCGCAACAGCCACAATTGATCAAGCTGAGTATATGCGGTGGTTTTGGCAAAATCAGTAAACTGGCGCAACAGCATATGGACCTCAACAGTCGAGCCTCCAGTATTGATTTACCTGCCTTGGCGACATTAGCGGCAACTTTAGGGGCAAGTGATGAGTTGCAAAAACGCATGCGAGGCGCAAACACCAGTGTCGAAGCCTTGAGTTTTGCCCAGCAAGAAAACCTTGCCTTAGCGGACGCGGTTTGCGCCCAAGCGGTGAACTTTGCTCGTCGTTATATTCCCAAACACATGGTATTGGAAGTGTGGGCCATTGATCGAAAAGGTCAGTTTGTGGGCTTTGCTAAGGACGATGCTAAGGACGGTGCTAAGGATAGTTCTGAATGA
- a CDS encoding cobyrinate a,c-diamide synthase, with protein MTTSVAYCPALFLTAPASNQGKTTITAALARYFTLQGKRVRVFKTGPDYLDPQILAQASQQPVEQLDIWMAGEDYCQDKLYQAALEADLILVEGAMGMFDGEPSSADLAARFGLPMVIVMDVKGMAQTAAALATGLAHFRQDVSVVGLIANRCGSERHAQLIRDALPSDLPLLASLKRDEEVSLPERHLGLVQAHEVSHELEEKFQAAVAWLESSEDKALLSLPKAVAFSSSNKKTSSHSIPQSLQGKTIAIAKDEAFSFIYDANLVTLSSLGANYVFFSPLRDQDLPAADALWLPGGYPELHAQGLAENHAMKAAIQDFYQSGKGILAECGGMLYSLESLTDLEEKTHPMLGILTGQGAMRGKRGCQGMQTAVLPQGEVRAHAHHRSRSANTPTPVAHGRRQRHPAPGEAIYQSRGLIASYLHLFFPSNPEAIGQVFLGNSASMDEAC; from the coding sequence ATGACAACATCTGTGGCTTATTGCCCCGCTTTATTTTTGACGGCACCGGCGTCAAACCAAGGCAAAACGACAATTACTGCGGCGTTAGCACGCTACTTTACTCTGCAAGGTAAGCGTGTTCGTGTGTTCAAAACCGGGCCTGACTATCTGGATCCGCAAATCTTAGCGCAAGCCTCACAACAGCCAGTTGAGCAGTTAGATATTTGGATGGCGGGTGAAGACTACTGCCAAGACAAACTTTATCAAGCAGCCTTAGAAGCAGATTTGATTTTAGTTGAAGGGGCAATGGGTATGTTTGATGGCGAGCCTTCAAGTGCGGATTTGGCCGCGCGCTTTGGTTTGCCTATGGTCATAGTGATGGACGTCAAAGGCATGGCGCAAACCGCAGCGGCATTAGCAACCGGCTTGGCGCACTTCCGTCAAGATGTGAGCGTGGTAGGTCTGATCGCCAACCGTTGTGGAAGTGAGCGTCATGCGCAGCTGATTCGTGATGCCTTACCTAGTGATTTACCTTTATTGGCCAGTCTAAAGCGCGATGAAGAAGTAAGCTTGCCTGAGCGACATCTGGGTTTGGTGCAGGCCCATGAAGTCTCACATGAGCTGGAAGAAAAATTTCAAGCTGCCGTGGCATGGCTAGAGTCATCAGAAGATAAGGCTTTGCTCTCTTTGCCCAAAGCCGTGGCCTTTTCATCCAGTAATAAAAAGACGTCGAGTCACAGCATACCTCAGTCTTTACAAGGCAAAACTATTGCCATAGCAAAAGACGAAGCTTTTAGCTTTATTTACGATGCAAACTTGGTGACCTTAAGCTCTTTAGGCGCTAATTATGTGTTCTTTTCGCCTTTGCGCGATCAAGATTTGCCCGCTGCGGATGCCTTGTGGTTACCGGGTGGTTACCCAGAACTTCATGCGCAAGGGTTAGCAGAAAATCATGCGATGAAGGCGGCGATTCAAGATTTTTACCAATCGGGAAAAGGTATCTTGGCGGAATGTGGCGGTATGTTGTATAGCTTGGAAAGCCTGACGGATTTAGAAGAGAAGACTCATCCCATGTTGGGGATTTTAACGGGCCAAGGTGCCATGCGTGGTAAGCGAGGTTGCCAAGGTATGCAAACCGCTGTGTTACCACAAGGGGAAGTGCGAGCTCATGCGCACCACAGATCGCGCAGCGCGAATACACCAACCCCCGTGGCTCATGGTCGTCGTCAACGTCACCCAGCCCCTGGTGAGGCGATTTACCAATCCCGCGGACTCATTGCCAGCTACTTACATTTGTTCTTTCCATCCAACCCAGAGGCCATAGGGCAGGTTTTCCTTGGCAATTCGGCAAGCATGGACGAGGCTTGCTAA
- a CDS encoding precorrin-6A/cobalt-precorrin-6A reductase: MKPKRILLLGGTADARRLADALHQSGIHVIYSLAGLVRIPQVDCELLVGGFTQFGGLVNYLQSQAQQGQTIDAIVDVTHPYAQTMSSKAVLAAQQAGIPCWRFHRPAWQQETGDNWHFYQNQEELLSALAKFQRPLLSAGQMTKEWLQTIAAQPQIDSIIWRTAVPAKFSLPEKVVWLKAIGPFAYEDEQALIKQHKIDVIVSKNSGGQATYAKLVAARKLNLPVYLQARPELPPADREFDDLAVCLQACQQAWAN, encoded by the coding sequence ATGAAGCCTAAGCGTATCTTGTTATTAGGTGGCACTGCGGATGCGCGGCGCCTGGCCGATGCTTTGCACCAATCCGGCATTCATGTGATTTATAGCTTGGCGGGCTTGGTGCGTATTCCTCAGGTGGATTGTGAGCTTTTAGTCGGTGGCTTCACTCAGTTTGGCGGTTTAGTAAACTATTTACAAAGCCAAGCTCAACAAGGCCAAACCATTGATGCCATTGTCGATGTGACGCATCCCTACGCTCAGACGATGAGCAGCAAGGCTGTCTTGGCCGCGCAACAAGCAGGCATACCCTGTTGGCGCTTTCATCGTCCGGCGTGGCAACAGGAAACGGGTGACAATTGGCACTTTTATCAAAACCAAGAGGAATTGTTGTCCGCATTAGCAAAGTTTCAGCGTCCGCTATTAAGTGCTGGGCAAATGACAAAAGAATGGCTGCAGACTATAGCGGCTCAGCCTCAAATAGACAGCATAATCTGGCGCACGGCTGTGCCCGCCAAGTTTTCCTTACCTGAAAAAGTGGTGTGGTTAAAAGCCATCGGCCCTTTTGCTTATGAGGACGAACAGGCTTTAATAAAACAACATAAGATTGACGTGATCGTTAGTAAAAACAGCGGCGGTCAAGCAACCTATGCTAAGCTTGTCGCCGCGCGGAAACTGAATTTGCCTGTGTATTTGCAGGCGCGGCCAGAATTACCGCCAGCAGACAGAGAATTTGATGATCTAGCGGTCTGCTTACAGGCTTGCCAGCAAGCTTGGGCAAATTGA